One Mangifera indica cultivar Alphonso chromosome 4, CATAS_Mindica_2.1, whole genome shotgun sequence genomic region harbors:
- the LOC123214588 gene encoding dynamin-2A-like isoform X1, producing the protein MEAIDELAELSESIWQASAVLADEDLDDKSTSKRPTTFLNVVVLGNVGAGKSAILNSLIGHPILPTGGNGATRAPICVQLNRDNSLSAQAIQLLIDNKSQEVSASALRHSLQNRLSQGVSREEIYLKLRTSAAPPLKLIDLPGSDQRIMDDTMISKYVEHNDAILLVIVPATHAPEISSSRALKIAKEHDPESTRTVGVISKIDQAEGEPKALAAVQALLMDKGPSKTSDIPWVAVIGQSVSISSASSGNAGSESPLEAAWRAEIETLKKSLTGAPQNKLGRIALVDAIAGQMHNRMKVRLPNLLSGLQGKSQIVQDELTRLGEQLVDSSEGTRALALQLCREFEDKFLLHLTGGEGSGWKVVASFEGNFPSRIKQLPLDRHFDINNVKRVVLEADGYQPYLISPEKGLRSLIKSVLEMAKEPSRQCVDEVHRVLVDLVSSAASATPGLGRYPPFKREVVAIATAALDGFKNEAKKMVVALVDMERVFVPPQHFIRLVQRRMDRQRREEELKNRSSKKAAEAEQSLLNRATSPQTGVQQSGGSLKSMKDKSSQPDKDMSESSTFLKTAGPDGEITAGFLLKKSSKAIGWSKRWFVLNEKTGKLGYTKKQEERHFRGVITLEECNVEEPSDDEDTSSSKSSKDKKGSKAEKGPSLLFKITSRIPYKTVMKAHSAVLLKAETLQEKVEWLNKLRNVIQSRGGDVIVRGEPGLPMRQSHSDGSLETMARRPADPEEELRWMSQEVRGYVEAVLNSLGANVPKAVVLCQVEKAKEDMLNQLYSSISAQSTQRIEDLLQEDKRMRSKRELYQKQSVLLSKLMRTLSIHDNRTAAAAGWSNSGAGAESSPRTPASGGDDWRTAFDDAANGRTDSFRSGSIGHSRRYSDPPQNGDDRSSTHSSRRTPNRLPPAPPPRT; encoded by the exons ATGGAGGCGATCGATGAACTCGCTGAGTTGTCCGAGTCGATCTGGCAGGCCTCCGCCGTGCTTGCCGATGAAGATCTCGATGACAAGTCGACCTCCAAACGTCCTACGACTTTCCTCAACGTCGTCGTTTTAGGCAATGTC GGTGCTGGTAAATCTGCAATTTTGAATAGTTTGATTGGACATCCTATTTTG CCAACTGGTGGAAATGGTGCTACTCGGGCTCCCATATGTGTTCAATTAAACAGGGATAACTCTTTAAGCGCTCAGGCTATTCAGTTGCTGATAGACAATAAATCACAAGAAGTTTCAGCGA GTGCTCTTCGGCATTCTCTTCAAAATAGACTTAGCCAAGGAGTGAGTCGTGAGGAAATATACCTGAAACTTCGTACCAGTGCAG CTCCACCTTTGAAGTTGATTGACCTACCTGGATCAGATCAAAGAATTATGGATGATACAATG ATTAGCAAGTATGTTGAGCACAATGATGCTATTTTGCTAGTTATTGTACCTGCTACTCATGCACCAGAAATTTCATCATCTCGGGCTCTCAAAATTGCAAAGGAACATGATCCAGAGA gTACCAGAACAGTTGGTgttattagtaaaattgatCAAGCAGAGGGAGAACCAAAAGCACTTGCAGCTGTTCAGGCTCTCCTAATGGATAAGGGTCCATCAAAAACATCTGATATTCCTTGGGTTGCTGTAATTGGTCAATCTGTATCTATAAGTTCTGCTTCATCTGGAAATGCTGGATCAGAGAGCCCTTTGGAAGCTGCTTGGCGGGCTGAGATAGAAACTCTAAAAAAGTCGCTGACTGGAGCTCCTCAAAATAAGCTCGGTAGAATTGCTTTGGTGGATGCTATTGCTGGCCAGATGCATAATCGTATGAAAGTCAGGCTTCCAAATCTCCTTTCTGG GCTTCAAGGGAAGTCTCAAATAGTTCAGGATGAATTAACAAGGCTTGGTGAACAGTTGGTTGATAGTTCAGAAGGTACAAGGGCTTTAGCTTTACAGCTGTGCCGTGAATTTGAAGACAAGTTTCTCCTGCATTTAACAGGTGGTGAG GGTAGTGGTTGGAAAGTTGTTGCAAGTTTCGAGGGAAACTTTCCTAGCAGGATCAAGCAGCTCCCCTTAGATAGACATTTTGACATAAACAATGTGAAGAGG GTTGTCCTAGAAGCAGATGGTTATCAACCTTATCTTATATCTCCAGAGAAAGGGTTAAGGTCCTTAATAAAAAGTGTCCTTGAGATGGCCAAGGAACCATCACGTCAATGTGTGGATGAG GTGCATCGCGTGTTGGTGGATTTAGTTTCTTCAGCTGCAAGTGCAACTCCGGGTCTTGGAAGGTATCCTCCTTTCAAGAGAGAG GTTGTGGCAATTGCAACTGCTGCATTGGATGGATTTAAGAATGAAGCAAAAAAGATGGTAGTTGCACTGGTTGATATGGAGCGTGTGTTTGTTCCGCCTCAACACTTTATCCGTTTGGTGCAAAGGCG AATGGATAGACAACGTCGTGAGGAAGAGCTAAAGAATCGATCCTCAAAGAAGGCAGCTGAAGCTGAGCAGTCTTTATTGAATAGG GCAACTAGCCCCCAAACAGGTGTACAACAATCTGGAGGAAGCTTGAAATCAATGAAAGATAAGTCCAGTCAACCAGATAAGGATATGTCAGAGAGTTCAACCTTCTTAAAGACTGCAGGGCCAGACGGTGAGATAACAGCAG GGTTTTTGTTGAAGAAAAGTTCAAAAGCAATTGGGTGGAGTAAGAGATGGTTTGTTTTAAATGAGAAAACAGGCAAG CTTGGCTATACCAAAAAGCAAGAAGAAAGACATTTCCGTGGTGTGATCACCTTGGAG GAATGCAATGTTGAGGAGCCATCTGATGATGAAGATACTTCTTCATCAAAGAGTTCAAAGGATAAAAAAGGTAGTAAAGCAGAAAAAGGACCCAGTCTTCTTTTCAAGATAACAAGCAGGATTCCATATAAGACTGTTATGAAAG CTCACAGTGCGGTTCTGTTGAAGGCTGAAACTTTGCAAGAAAAGGTTGAATGGCTAAAcaagttgagaaatgttatCCAGTCTAGAGGAGGTGATGTGATTGTTAGGGGTGAACCCGGTCTTCCCATGCGTCAAAGTCATTCCGATGGCTCACTG GAAACAATGGCTAGAAGACCTGCAGATCCAGAAGAAGAGCTTCGGTGGATGTCTCAAGAAGTACGTGGCTATGTCGAAGCTGTTCTAAACAGCCTTGGTGCCAATGTCCCAAAA GCAGTTGTTCTTTGCCAAGTAGAGAAGGCCAAGGAAGACATGCTTAACCAGCTATACAGTTCTATTAG TGCCCAAAGTACGCAAAGGATTGAAGACCTGCTTCAGGAGGACAAAAGGATGAGAAGTAAGAGGGAGCTTTATCAGAAGCAGTCTGTCCTTCTTTCAAAACTCATGAGGACACTTAGCATCCACGACAACCGAACAGCTGCAGCTGCCGGCTGGTCTAACAGTGGTGCTGGAGCAG AAAGCAGCCCAAGAACACCTGCTTCAGGTGGTGATGACTGGAGGACTGCATTTGATGATGCTGCAAATGGTCGCACTGACTCATTCAGGTCAGGGTCCATTGGCCACAGTCGGCGATACAGTGATCCACCTCAGAATGGTGATGATAGGTCAAGCACACACTCAAGCCGCCGCACACCTAACCGATTACCACCAGCACCACCACCGCGCACCTAA
- the LOC123214588 gene encoding dynamin-2A-like isoform X3 yields MEAIDELAELSESIWQASAVLADEDLDDKSTSKRPTTFLNVVVLGNVGAGKSAILNSLIGHPILPTGGNGATRAPICVQLNRDNSLSAQAIQLLIDNKSQEVSASALRHSLQNRLSQGVSREEIYLKLRTSAAPPLKLIDLPGSDQRIMDDTMISKYVEHNDAILLVIVPATHAPEISSSRALKIAKEHDPESTRTVGVISKIDQAEGEPKALAAVQALLMDKGPSKTSDIPWVAVIGQSVSISSASSGNAGSESPLEAAWRAEIETLKKSLTGAPQNKLGRIALVDAIAGQMHNRMKVRLPNLLSGLQGKSQIVQDELTRLGEQLVDSSEGTRALALQLCREFEDKFLLHLTGGEGSGWKVVASFEGNFPSRIKQLPLDRHFDINNVKRVVLEADGYQPYLISPEKGLRSLIKSVLEMAKEPSRQCVDEVHRVLVDLVSSAASATPGLGRYPPFKREVVAIATAALDGFKNEAKKMVVALVDMERVFVPPQHFIRLVQRRMDRQRREEELKNRSSKKAAEAEQSLLNRATSPQTGVQQSGGSLKSMKDKSSQPDKDMSESSTFLKTAGPDGEITAGFLLKKSSKAIGWSKRWFVLNEKTGKLGYTKKQEERHFRGVITLEECNVEEPSDDEDTSSSKSSKDKKGSKAEKGPSLLFKITSRIPYKTVMKAHSAVLLKAETLQEKVEWLNKLRNVIQSRGGDVIVRGEPGLPMRQSHSDGSLETMARRPADPEEELRWMSQEVRGYVEAVLNSLGANVPKAVVLCQVEKAKEDMLNQLYSSISAQSTQRIEDLLQEDKRMRSKRELYQKQSVLLSKLMRTLSIHDNRTAAAAGWSNSGAGAESSPRTPASGGDDWRTAFDDAANGRTDSFRSGSIGHSRRYSDPPQNGDDRSSTHSSRRTAPNRLPPAPPPQSTSPYRY; encoded by the exons ATGGAGGCGATCGATGAACTCGCTGAGTTGTCCGAGTCGATCTGGCAGGCCTCCGCCGTGCTTGCCGATGAAGATCTCGATGACAAGTCGACCTCCAAACGTCCTACGACTTTCCTCAACGTCGTCGTTTTAGGCAATGTC GGTGCTGGTAAATCTGCAATTTTGAATAGTTTGATTGGACATCCTATTTTG CCAACTGGTGGAAATGGTGCTACTCGGGCTCCCATATGTGTTCAATTAAACAGGGATAACTCTTTAAGCGCTCAGGCTATTCAGTTGCTGATAGACAATAAATCACAAGAAGTTTCAGCGA GTGCTCTTCGGCATTCTCTTCAAAATAGACTTAGCCAAGGAGTGAGTCGTGAGGAAATATACCTGAAACTTCGTACCAGTGCAG CTCCACCTTTGAAGTTGATTGACCTACCTGGATCAGATCAAAGAATTATGGATGATACAATG ATTAGCAAGTATGTTGAGCACAATGATGCTATTTTGCTAGTTATTGTACCTGCTACTCATGCACCAGAAATTTCATCATCTCGGGCTCTCAAAATTGCAAAGGAACATGATCCAGAGA gTACCAGAACAGTTGGTgttattagtaaaattgatCAAGCAGAGGGAGAACCAAAAGCACTTGCAGCTGTTCAGGCTCTCCTAATGGATAAGGGTCCATCAAAAACATCTGATATTCCTTGGGTTGCTGTAATTGGTCAATCTGTATCTATAAGTTCTGCTTCATCTGGAAATGCTGGATCAGAGAGCCCTTTGGAAGCTGCTTGGCGGGCTGAGATAGAAACTCTAAAAAAGTCGCTGACTGGAGCTCCTCAAAATAAGCTCGGTAGAATTGCTTTGGTGGATGCTATTGCTGGCCAGATGCATAATCGTATGAAAGTCAGGCTTCCAAATCTCCTTTCTGG GCTTCAAGGGAAGTCTCAAATAGTTCAGGATGAATTAACAAGGCTTGGTGAACAGTTGGTTGATAGTTCAGAAGGTACAAGGGCTTTAGCTTTACAGCTGTGCCGTGAATTTGAAGACAAGTTTCTCCTGCATTTAACAGGTGGTGAG GGTAGTGGTTGGAAAGTTGTTGCAAGTTTCGAGGGAAACTTTCCTAGCAGGATCAAGCAGCTCCCCTTAGATAGACATTTTGACATAAACAATGTGAAGAGG GTTGTCCTAGAAGCAGATGGTTATCAACCTTATCTTATATCTCCAGAGAAAGGGTTAAGGTCCTTAATAAAAAGTGTCCTTGAGATGGCCAAGGAACCATCACGTCAATGTGTGGATGAG GTGCATCGCGTGTTGGTGGATTTAGTTTCTTCAGCTGCAAGTGCAACTCCGGGTCTTGGAAGGTATCCTCCTTTCAAGAGAGAG GTTGTGGCAATTGCAACTGCTGCATTGGATGGATTTAAGAATGAAGCAAAAAAGATGGTAGTTGCACTGGTTGATATGGAGCGTGTGTTTGTTCCGCCTCAACACTTTATCCGTTTGGTGCAAAGGCG AATGGATAGACAACGTCGTGAGGAAGAGCTAAAGAATCGATCCTCAAAGAAGGCAGCTGAAGCTGAGCAGTCTTTATTGAATAGG GCAACTAGCCCCCAAACAGGTGTACAACAATCTGGAGGAAGCTTGAAATCAATGAAAGATAAGTCCAGTCAACCAGATAAGGATATGTCAGAGAGTTCAACCTTCTTAAAGACTGCAGGGCCAGACGGTGAGATAACAGCAG GGTTTTTGTTGAAGAAAAGTTCAAAAGCAATTGGGTGGAGTAAGAGATGGTTTGTTTTAAATGAGAAAACAGGCAAG CTTGGCTATACCAAAAAGCAAGAAGAAAGACATTTCCGTGGTGTGATCACCTTGGAG GAATGCAATGTTGAGGAGCCATCTGATGATGAAGATACTTCTTCATCAAAGAGTTCAAAGGATAAAAAAGGTAGTAAAGCAGAAAAAGGACCCAGTCTTCTTTTCAAGATAACAAGCAGGATTCCATATAAGACTGTTATGAAAG CTCACAGTGCGGTTCTGTTGAAGGCTGAAACTTTGCAAGAAAAGGTTGAATGGCTAAAcaagttgagaaatgttatCCAGTCTAGAGGAGGTGATGTGATTGTTAGGGGTGAACCCGGTCTTCCCATGCGTCAAAGTCATTCCGATGGCTCACTG GAAACAATGGCTAGAAGACCTGCAGATCCAGAAGAAGAGCTTCGGTGGATGTCTCAAGAAGTACGTGGCTATGTCGAAGCTGTTCTAAACAGCCTTGGTGCCAATGTCCCAAAA GCAGTTGTTCTTTGCCAAGTAGAGAAGGCCAAGGAAGACATGCTTAACCAGCTATACAGTTCTATTAG TGCCCAAAGTACGCAAAGGATTGAAGACCTGCTTCAGGAGGACAAAAGGATGAGAAGTAAGAGGGAGCTTTATCAGAAGCAGTCTGTCCTTCTTTCAAAACTCATGAGGACACTTAGCATCCACGACAACCGAACAGCTGCAGCTGCCGGCTGGTCTAACAGTGGTGCTGGAGCAG AAAGCAGCCCAAGAACACCTGCTTCAGGTGGTGATGACTGGAGGACTGCATTTGATGATGCTGCAAATGGTCGCACTGACTCATTCAGGTCAGGGTCCATTGGCCACAGTCGGCGATACAGTGATCCACCTCAGAATGGTGATGATAGGTCAAGCACACACTCAAGCCGCCGCAC CGCACCTAACCGATTGCCACCAGCGCCACCACCGCAATCAACTTCACCATACAGATATTAG
- the LOC123214588 gene encoding dynamin-2A-like isoform X2 — MVKNLRLEDGLPVIETPAPPLKLIDLPGSDQRIMDDTMISKYVEHNDAILLVIVPATHAPEISSSRALKIAKEHDPESTRTVGVISKIDQAEGEPKALAAVQALLMDKGPSKTSDIPWVAVIGQSVSISSASSGNAGSESPLEAAWRAEIETLKKSLTGAPQNKLGRIALVDAIAGQMHNRMKVRLPNLLSGLQGKSQIVQDELTRLGEQLVDSSEGTRALALQLCREFEDKFLLHLTGGEGSGWKVVASFEGNFPSRIKQLPLDRHFDINNVKRVVLEADGYQPYLISPEKGLRSLIKSVLEMAKEPSRQCVDEVHRVLVDLVSSAASATPGLGRYPPFKREVVAIATAALDGFKNEAKKMVVALVDMERVFVPPQHFIRLVQRRMDRQRREEELKNRSSKKAAEAEQSLLNRATSPQTGVQQSGGSLKSMKDKSSQPDKDMSESSTFLKTAGPDGEITAGFLLKKSSKAIGWSKRWFVLNEKTGKLGYTKKQEERHFRGVITLEECNVEEPSDDEDTSSSKSSKDKKGSKAEKGPSLLFKITSRIPYKTVMKAHSAVLLKAETLQEKVEWLNKLRNVIQSRGGDVIVRGEPGLPMRQSHSDGSLETMARRPADPEEELRWMSQEVRGYVEAVLNSLGANVPKAVVLCQVEKAKEDMLNQLYSSISAQSTQRIEDLLQEDKRMRSKRELYQKQSVLLSKLMRTLSIHDNRTAAAAGWSNSGAGAESSPRTPASGGDDWRTAFDDAANGRTDSFRSGSIGHSRRYSDPPQNGDDRSSTHSSRRTPNRLPPAPPPRT, encoded by the exons ATGGTGAAAAATTTGAGGCTTGAGGATGGTTTACCTGTCATTGAAACTCCAG CTCCACCTTTGAAGTTGATTGACCTACCTGGATCAGATCAAAGAATTATGGATGATACAATG ATTAGCAAGTATGTTGAGCACAATGATGCTATTTTGCTAGTTATTGTACCTGCTACTCATGCACCAGAAATTTCATCATCTCGGGCTCTCAAAATTGCAAAGGAACATGATCCAGAGA gTACCAGAACAGTTGGTgttattagtaaaattgatCAAGCAGAGGGAGAACCAAAAGCACTTGCAGCTGTTCAGGCTCTCCTAATGGATAAGGGTCCATCAAAAACATCTGATATTCCTTGGGTTGCTGTAATTGGTCAATCTGTATCTATAAGTTCTGCTTCATCTGGAAATGCTGGATCAGAGAGCCCTTTGGAAGCTGCTTGGCGGGCTGAGATAGAAACTCTAAAAAAGTCGCTGACTGGAGCTCCTCAAAATAAGCTCGGTAGAATTGCTTTGGTGGATGCTATTGCTGGCCAGATGCATAATCGTATGAAAGTCAGGCTTCCAAATCTCCTTTCTGG GCTTCAAGGGAAGTCTCAAATAGTTCAGGATGAATTAACAAGGCTTGGTGAACAGTTGGTTGATAGTTCAGAAGGTACAAGGGCTTTAGCTTTACAGCTGTGCCGTGAATTTGAAGACAAGTTTCTCCTGCATTTAACAGGTGGTGAG GGTAGTGGTTGGAAAGTTGTTGCAAGTTTCGAGGGAAACTTTCCTAGCAGGATCAAGCAGCTCCCCTTAGATAGACATTTTGACATAAACAATGTGAAGAGG GTTGTCCTAGAAGCAGATGGTTATCAACCTTATCTTATATCTCCAGAGAAAGGGTTAAGGTCCTTAATAAAAAGTGTCCTTGAGATGGCCAAGGAACCATCACGTCAATGTGTGGATGAG GTGCATCGCGTGTTGGTGGATTTAGTTTCTTCAGCTGCAAGTGCAACTCCGGGTCTTGGAAGGTATCCTCCTTTCAAGAGAGAG GTTGTGGCAATTGCAACTGCTGCATTGGATGGATTTAAGAATGAAGCAAAAAAGATGGTAGTTGCACTGGTTGATATGGAGCGTGTGTTTGTTCCGCCTCAACACTTTATCCGTTTGGTGCAAAGGCG AATGGATAGACAACGTCGTGAGGAAGAGCTAAAGAATCGATCCTCAAAGAAGGCAGCTGAAGCTGAGCAGTCTTTATTGAATAGG GCAACTAGCCCCCAAACAGGTGTACAACAATCTGGAGGAAGCTTGAAATCAATGAAAGATAAGTCCAGTCAACCAGATAAGGATATGTCAGAGAGTTCAACCTTCTTAAAGACTGCAGGGCCAGACGGTGAGATAACAGCAG GGTTTTTGTTGAAGAAAAGTTCAAAAGCAATTGGGTGGAGTAAGAGATGGTTTGTTTTAAATGAGAAAACAGGCAAG CTTGGCTATACCAAAAAGCAAGAAGAAAGACATTTCCGTGGTGTGATCACCTTGGAG GAATGCAATGTTGAGGAGCCATCTGATGATGAAGATACTTCTTCATCAAAGAGTTCAAAGGATAAAAAAGGTAGTAAAGCAGAAAAAGGACCCAGTCTTCTTTTCAAGATAACAAGCAGGATTCCATATAAGACTGTTATGAAAG CTCACAGTGCGGTTCTGTTGAAGGCTGAAACTTTGCAAGAAAAGGTTGAATGGCTAAAcaagttgagaaatgttatCCAGTCTAGAGGAGGTGATGTGATTGTTAGGGGTGAACCCGGTCTTCCCATGCGTCAAAGTCATTCCGATGGCTCACTG GAAACAATGGCTAGAAGACCTGCAGATCCAGAAGAAGAGCTTCGGTGGATGTCTCAAGAAGTACGTGGCTATGTCGAAGCTGTTCTAAACAGCCTTGGTGCCAATGTCCCAAAA GCAGTTGTTCTTTGCCAAGTAGAGAAGGCCAAGGAAGACATGCTTAACCAGCTATACAGTTCTATTAG TGCCCAAAGTACGCAAAGGATTGAAGACCTGCTTCAGGAGGACAAAAGGATGAGAAGTAAGAGGGAGCTTTATCAGAAGCAGTCTGTCCTTCTTTCAAAACTCATGAGGACACTTAGCATCCACGACAACCGAACAGCTGCAGCTGCCGGCTGGTCTAACAGTGGTGCTGGAGCAG AAAGCAGCCCAAGAACACCTGCTTCAGGTGGTGATGACTGGAGGACTGCATTTGATGATGCTGCAAATGGTCGCACTGACTCATTCAGGTCAGGGTCCATTGGCCACAGTCGGCGATACAGTGATCCACCTCAGAATGGTGATGATAGGTCAAGCACACACTCAAGCCGCCGCACACCTAACCGATTACCACCAGCACCACCACCGCGCACCTAA